The Streptomyces sp. NBC_00576 genome contains the following window.
ATCGGTGTGGACAGCGTCGAGGAACTGGAGCGCGTCGAGCACGAGGCACGGTCCCAGGGCCGGGTGGCGAACATCGCCCTGCGGGTGAACACCCTCGACGAACCGGGCGCGTTCTTCTCGGCAGGCTCGAAGCTCGGCGCGGACCTCGACGGTGCCGCCGAACTCATCGAGCGGGCCCTGTCCTCGCCCTCGTGTTCGGTGACGGCCCTGCACGCGCACCAGTTGAGGCACTGCACCGACGCCGGGATGTTTTACCGCATGGTCCGGGGCCTGGCCGAACTCGCGGTGCACAGTGCCCCGCCGAACCGGCCGTTCCCGGTCCTGAACCTCGGCGGCGGGCTGGAGTCGCGCTTCCTGCTGGAACGTGCGGGCAGCACCGCTCACGACTTCGCCGACGCAGCCCGGGACGCGCTGGCCATCCTTGCGACGCCGCCCTCTCTGGTGCTGGAGCCCGGCCGGTACACCGTCGGGGACGCGGCCATCGGCTTCAGCAACGTGATCGGGAAGAAGGTGAACTCCCAGGAGACCTGGCTGATCTCCGATCTCTCCTCCAACATCCTCATCCCGTTGCCCGACCTCGCCTACCATCCGCTGCCGCTCCGGCTGTCCCCCGATACAGCGTGGGAGCGGGCGCACGTCGGTGACGCGACCTGCGCGCCCTCCCACCTGTGCCGGTCGGCGGACCTCCCCGTCACCGTCGAGCAGGACGGGCTGGCGGTACTCAACTGCGGCGCCTACACCAGCGTGTACGCGGAGCTGTGGGCCT
Protein-coding sequences here:
- a CDS encoding diaminopimelate decarboxylase family protein codes for the protein MPTDPTPSQENLFGLRRGELEDIGGLIPWLEHQDGVLTVEGTPFHQLWDSEDPWLVYLPGRARDNARSLRDAFARHFDVSLHFPLKSCYVPAIATALRADGHGVEVMSSLEWRLARRFGFAPEQVVANSPARTVGHRRELVAAGAGLIGVDSVEELERVEHEARSQGRVANIALRVNTLDEPGAFFSAGSKLGADLDGAAELIERALSSPSCSVTALHAHQLRHCTDAGMFYRMVRGLAELAVHSAPPNRPFPVLNLGGGLESRFLLERAGSTAHDFADAARDALAILATPPSLVLEPGRYTVGDAAIGFSNVIGKKVNSQETWLISDLSSNILIPLPDLAYHPLPLRLSPDTAWERAHVGDATCAPSHLCRSADLPVTVEQDGLAVLNCGAYTSVYAELWAFPLPHIGVYENGRLREVFGPAQESVMFDALYGAAGRSVAHTGPRRAVAGPS